From the Pseudomonas syringae KCTC 12500 genome, the window TCTATGAGGATGCTGTAATGAATCTCGACAAGGCGTTGGTGCTGCGTACCTGTGCAAATAACATGGCCGATCATTGCGGCCTTATATGGCCCGCTTCTGGCACGGTGGAATCCAAATACTGGCAGTCAACCAGGCGGCATGAGAATGGTCTGGTCGGTTTACTGTGGGGCGCTGGAACCAGCGCTTTTCTAAGCGTGCATGCCGATGCGCGATGGATTGTCTGTGAAGTCGCCGTTGCCGACATCATCAGTCTGGAAGAACCGGGAATGGTCAAGTTTCCGCGGGCCGAGGTGGTTCATGTCGGCGACAGGATCAGCGCGTCACACTTTATTTCGGCACGTCAGGCCGACCCTGCATCAACGCCAACGCCAATGACCGCGGCCACGCCCCCACCCACGCCCGCGACAGCAAATGTCACGTTACCGGTGGCCGAACAGGCCAGTCATGAAGTGTTCGATGTGGCGTTGGTCAGCGCGGCTGCCCCCCCGGTAAATACCCTGCCGGTGACGACGCCGCAGAATTTGCAGACCGCCACTTACGGCAGCACGTTGAGCGGCGACAACCACAGTCGACTCATTGCCGGTTATGGCAGTAACGAGACTGCTGGCAACCACAGTGATCTGATTGCCGGTTATGGAAGTACGGGCACCGCCGGCTCCGACAGCTCGCTGGTAGCAGGCTATGGAAGCACCCAGACCGCCGGAGGGGACAGCGCGCTGACGGCGGGTTACGGCAGCACCCAGACCGCCCGCGAAGGCAGCAACCTGACGGCAGGGTATGGCAGTACGGGAACAGCTGGCTCGGATAGTTCGTTGATCGCCGGTTACGGCAGTACTCAGACTTCCGGAGAAGACAGCTCGCTCACAGCGGGTTACGGCAGCACGCAAACGGCCCAGGAAGGCAGCAACCTGACGGCCGGGTACGGCAGCACCGGCACGGCGGGCTCGGACAGTTCGTTGATCGCCGGTTACGGCAGTACTCAGACTTCCGGAGAAGACAGCTCGCTCACGGCGGGTTACGGCAGCACGCAAACGGCTCAGGAAGGCAGCAATCTCACCGCAGGGTATGGCAGTACCGGCACTGCGGGCTCGGATAGCTCGTTGATCGCCGGTTACGGCAGTACCCAAACTTCGGGCGGCGACAGTTCGCTGACCGCAGGCTACGGCAGCACGCAGACTGCTCAGGAAGGCAGCAACCTGACCTCCGGGTACGGCAGCACTGGTACCGCAGGTGCCGACAGCTCGTTGATCGCCGGCTATGGCAGCACACAGACTTCGGGAAGCGACAGCGCCCTGACCGCAGGTTACGGCAGCACGCAAACGGCTCAGGAAGGCAGCAATCTCACTGCTGGGTATGGCAGCACCGGCACGGCAGGTTCCGACAGCTCGCTGATCGCCGGTTACGGCAGCACGCAAACCTCGGGCAGCGACAGTTCGCTCACGGCGGGTTACGGCAGTACGCAGACGGCCCAGGAGGGCAGCAATCTGACGGCGGGGTACGGCAGCACGAGTACAGCAGGTGTCGACAGCTCTCTGATCGCGGGATACGGCAGCACGCAGACCTCGGGAAGTGACAGTGCGCTGACAGCAGGTTACGGCAGTACACAGACGGCTCAGGAAGGCAGCAACCTGACTGCGGGCTACGGCAGCACTGGCACAGCAGGTGCCGACAGTTCGCTGATCGCGGGATACGGCAGCACGCAGACCTCGGGAAGTGACAGTGCGCTGACAGCAGGTTACGGCAGTACACAGACCGCCCAGGAGGGCAGCAACCTGACTGCGGGCTACGGCAGTACTGGAACGGCAGGCGCCGACAGTTCGCTGATCGCAGGATATGGCAGCACGCAGACATCAGGCAGCGAAAGTTCGCTCACCGCAGGCTATGGCAGTACCCAGACTGCCCGTGAAGGCAGCACCCTGACGGCCGGGTATGGCAGTACGGGAACAGCTGGCGCTGACAGCTCGTTGATCGCCGGTTACGGCAGCACCCAAACCTCGGGCAGTGAAAGCTCGCTCACGGCAGGTTATGGCAGTACCCAGACCGCACAGCAGGGCAGCGTACTCACCTCAGGCTATGGCAGTACGCAAACGGCCGGGGCTGCCAGTAACCTCACCACCGGCTACGGAAGTACAGGCACCGCAGGGCATGAAAGCTTCATCATCGCGGGTTACGGGAGTACACAGACAGCGGGCCACAAAAGTATCCTGACCGCTGGTTATGGTAGTACCCAGACGGCCAGGGACGGTAGCGACCTGATTGCGGGCTATGGCAGTACGGGGACCGCAGGCTCAGGCAGTTCGCTGATCGCAGGTTATGGCAGCACCCAGACCGCGAGCTACAGAAGCATGCTGACCGCCGGTTATGGCAGTACCCAGACCGCCAGAGAACACAGTGACCTTGTCACAGGCTATGGCAGCACTTCGACGGCAGGGTCAAACAGTTCGCTGATCGCCGGCTACGGCAGCACTCAGACGGCGGGTTTCAAAAGCATACTGACCGCAGGTTATGGCAGTACACAGACAGCACAGGAGCGCAGCGACCTGGTCGCAGGCTACGGCAGCACGTCGACTGCGGGCTATTCCAGTTCCTTGATCGCCGGCTACGGCAGCACGTCGACTGCGGGCTATTCCAGTTCCTTGATCGCCGGCTATGGCAGCACGCAGACGGCAGGCTACGGGAGCACCTTGACGACCGGTTATGGCAGTACGCAAACCGCTCAGGAAAACAGCTCGCTCACCACAGGTTACGGAAGTACCTCTACTGCGGGCTATTCCAGCTCGCTGATCGCAGGTTACGGCAGTACCCAGACGGCAGGCTACGAGAGCACGTTGACCGCCGGTTACGGCAGTACGCAAACCGCGCAGGAGCGCAGTGACCTGGTGACAGGTTATGGCAGTACTTCCACTGCTGGCTACGCGAGTTCGTTGATTGCGGGTTATGGCAGTACGCAGACTGCGGGGTACGAGAGCACCTTGACCGCCGGTTACGGCAGTACGCAAACCGCACAGGAAAACAGCTCGCTCACCACCGGCTACGGAAGTACTTCCACTGCCGGCTTTGCCAGCTCGCTGATCGCCGGTTATGGCAGTACGCAGACAGCCGGCTATAAAAGTACCCTTACGGCCGGTTACGGCAGTACTCAGACCGCAGAGTACGGAAGCTCGCTTACTGCGGGCTACGGCAGCACTGCAACGGCCGGGCAGGACAGTTCATTGATAGCCGGTTATGGCAGCTCCCTGACCAGCGGAATCAGGAGTTTTCTGACCGCAGGCTATGGCAGCACGCTGATCGCCGGACTTCGCAGCGTTTTGATCGCCGGTTATGGCAGTAGTCTTACATCGGGCATTCGCAGCACATTGACTGCGGGTTATGGCAGTAACCAGATTGCAAGTTACGGCAGCTCGTTGATTGCAGGCCATGAAAGCATTCAGGTCGCCGGAAATAAAAGCATGCTGATCGCCGGCAAGGGCAGCTCGCAGACAGCAGGTTTTCGCAGCACGCTGATTGCCGGTGCGGGCAGCGTACAACTGGCGGGTGATCGCAGCAGGTTGATTGCCGGTGCAGACAGTAATCAGACCGCGGGTGACCGCAGCAAACTACTGGCCGGTAATAACAGTTATCTGACTGCCGGCGATCGAAGCAAACTGACCGGCGGACATGACTGCACCTTGATGGCGGGAGACCAAAGCAGATTGACCGCTGGAAAGAACAGTATCTTGACGGCAGGCGCGCGTAGCAAGCTTATTGGCAGTGAAGGCTCGACGCTCTCGGCGGGAGAAGACTCCACCCTTATTTTCAGGCTCTGGGACGGGAAGAGGTACAGGCAACTGGTTGCCAGAACGGGTGAGAACGGTGTTGAAGCCGACATACCGTATTACGTGAACGAAGATGACGATATTGTCGATAAACCCGACGAGGACGACGACTGGATAGAGGTCGAGTAGCCCGCGTTATTCCAGCACTCCACGACTGAATCATCGACAGGGTGCGTCGATGGAATTCGGGACATGAAGTCCCTTTATAAACTAACGACTTGTTGTTGCGTACCAGGTGGTTATAAATGACGCAGGCAAACGCATCTTTTTTATCGTCGTGATTAGAGAACGTTTTATTTCTTTCCATGGGCATTTTAGCGGGCGTCAACACCAATATGCGGGAGCAGCAGGCCGCTCCCACGTTATCGGTGATCGCCTCAGCCGTTATGGCAACTCGTGGCTGGCATAGAACGCGCTCAATACCTTGACCAGGTGCGCCAGGTCATGGCTGCCGGCCAGTTCGCGAATAGAGTGCATGGCGAACGTCGGCAAGCCGATGTCTACCGTGCGAATACCCAGATGACTGGCAGTGATCGGTCCGATGGTCGAGCCGCAACCCATGTCACTGCGCACCACAAAGCTCTGCACCGGGACTTCTTCGGCCATGCACAGATGGCGGAAGAAACCGGCGGTTTCGCTGTTGGTGGCGTAACGCTGGTTGCTGTTGACCTTGATCACCGGCCCGGCGTTGAGCTTGGGACCATGATTGGCGTCGTGCTTGTCAGCGTAGTTGGGATGAATGCCGTGGGCGTTATCGGCTGAGATCAGCAGCGACTTCTGAATCGTGCGCACGTAGTCTTCGCTGCTTGGCAACAGGCGCTGGACGATCTGCTCGAGCATCGCACCGTCTGCGCCACAGGCAGAAGACGAGCCGACCTCTTCGTGATCGGTGCACACCAGCAGGGCGGTTTCGTCGCTCTCGGTGTTGAGCAGTGCCTGCATCCCGGCGAAACACGACAACAGGTTGTCCAGGCGTGCACCTGCCAGGAAGTCCCCGTTGAGGCCGACCACGGCGGCGCCCTGAGTGTCGTAGAAACTCAGCTCGTAATCGAGCACCACATCGGCATTGAGTCCGTGTTCGCGGGCCAGTTGGTCGGTCAGCAGCGCCCGGAAGTCCGCTCGCTCGTCACCGGCAACCTGCGCCAGAATGGGGGGCAGTTCGTTTTGCGCGTTGATCGCCCAGCCTTCGTTGGCCGTGCGGTTCAGGTGAATCGCCAGATTGGGAATCACGGCGATCGGCAGCTTGAAGTCGATCAGTTGGCTTTCCACCTTGCCATCACGGCGGAAAGTGACACGACCGGCCAGCGACAGATCACGATCGAACCAGGGAGCCAGCAAAGCGCCGCCGTAGACTTCGACGCCCAATTGCCAAAAACCCTGACGTTGCAGTTCCGGTTGCGGCTTGACCCGCAGGCACGGGCTGTCGGTGTGTGCGCCGACCATGCGGATGCCGCCAGTGAGTGGCGACTGACGACCCATCCGGAAAGCGACGATAGAAGAGTCATTACGGGTAACGAAGTAACGACCGCCGGTTTCTACCGCCCACGTGTCACGTTCGTCCAGCCGCTGAAAACCTGCGGCTTCGAAGTGTTGCACGAGTGTGGCAGTGGCGTGGAAGGGGGTAGGAGAGGCCTTCAGGAAATCAATGAGGCCTTTGTTCAACTCTGCGCGCATAAATAGCTCCAGACAACAATGGCGCGAGTTTACCGTATTGGATGATTTGCTGCCTTGGGTTGCGCTTATCGCGATACACAAGCCCGACGGGCTCTCGTGCCGACGCTCTATGTTGCATGCATTTCGTGACGCGGAGCATCTGCAAGATAGTCAGCGCATCATTCAGATCAGAACGGCGCAGCACACTCGAAGGTCATTCGCTCGCCAGTCCCAGGATGCGTGAAGCTCAGCATGCTGGCATGCAGACACAGACGCGGATAGGCCGCCAGCGCTTCCGGATGCGCGTACAGACCATCACCCAACAGCGGATGCCCGATCGACAGCATATGCACCCGCAACTGATGCGAGCGGCCGGTGATCGGTGTGAGCTCGACACGACAGTGAGCATCATGCCGCTCGACAACCTTCCAGAACGTCAGCGCGTGCTTTCCACCCTCGTGATCCACCACATGCCGGGGCTTGGTAGGCGGGTCATAGCGCAATGGCAGATCGATACTGCCACTGTCCAGTGACGGTTGGCCCCAGCACAGCGCGGTGTAGGCTTTCTCGGTTTCGCGGTCATGAAACTGACGCGACAGCTCGCGATGCGTATCGGCATCACGGGCCAGCAGAATGATGCCCGAGGTTTCCCAGTCCAGGCGATGGACGATACGCGCTTCGGGGTAACCGTTTTCCTGCAGGCGGGTAATCAGGCAATCCTTGTTATCGTCGGCACGGCCGGGAACGGAAAGCAGCAGGGTAGGCTTATCGATCACCAGAACGGCGGCGTCCTGATGAATGATGCGGATGTTCGACAACGGCATGCAACGGCCTCGAAACGCTAAAAACGCCAACGGCGGCAAGGGCGCAGCTTCCGTAGAAGTACACCGATACCGCCGCGAGCGACTGCCTGATCAGCGATCGGGCAGGGTGATATTGAGTTCCAGAATCGAACAGCTGCCCTGGCTTTCCAGAGCGACCTGTACCTGGTCAGACTCGATATTGACGTATTTACGGATCACTTCCACCAGCTCTTTCTGCAGCGCAGGAAGGTAGTCCGGAGTACTGCGTTGGCCGCGTTCGTGAGCAACGATGATCTGTAGACGCTCTTTCGCTACCGAGGCCGTGCTTCCTTTTTTGCGGTCACGAAAGAAGTCAAAAATATTCATTAATTACCCCCGAACAGGCGTTCAAAGAATCCTTTCTTATGCACATCCAGAAACCGGTGCTCAAGTGTTTTGCCCAGCAGGCGGTCAACCGCATCGCTGTAGGCCTGACCCGCGTCGCTCTGGTCATCGAGAATGACCGGCACGCCCTGGTTGGAAGCTTTCAGTACAGCCTGGGATTCGGGAATCACGCCGAGCAGGGTGACGGCAAGGATTTCCTTGACGTCTTCCACACCGAGCATTTCGCCCTTGCTGACGCGCTCAGGGTTGTAGCGGGTCAGCAGCAAGTGTTCCTTGATCGGGTCTTCGCCACGTTCGGCGCGACGCGATTTGCTGGCCAACAGGCCCAGCATGCGGTCGGAGTCGCGCACCGACGAGACTTCAGGGTTGGTCACGACGATGGCTTCGTCGGCGAAGTACATGGCCAGGTGAGCACCGGTTTCGATACCGGCCGGCGAATCGCAGACGATGTATTCGAAGGATTCCTTCAGTTCCATGAGGACTTTTTCAACGCCCTCCTTGGTCAGCGCTTCCTTGTCGCGGGTCTGGCTGGCGGCCAGCACGAACAGGCCTTCGATCTTCTTGTCCTTGATCAGCGCCTGTTGCAGGTTGGCTTCGCCATTGACCACGTTGACGAAGTCATACACGACACGACGTTCGCAACCCATGATCAGGTCGAGGTTACGCAGGCCGACGTCGAAGTCGACGATGACTGTCTTGTGGCCGCGCAGTGCGAGACCGGTACCGATGGCGGCGCTGGTGGTGGTCTTGCCCACACCACCCTTGCCGGATGTAACAACGAGAATCTTGGCCAAGGTGTATCACCCCTAGAGGAAAAGGACATTGAGTCCCTGAAAGGCATCTCTTGACGCCGCGCCCGCCGAAGCATTCTGGAAATCCTGGGGTCTGATTCCGGAAAGCTAGCACTAAGCTATTACTTTCGACTCATATACCCGCTGAAAAGCAGTGCTTTCTAGAACTTCCTGCCGCCTTCACGACAATTTCGCGACGAATCAGAGATGCTTTGAAAATTGCGGCAGTATCCGTTAAAGACGAATGATGTTCAACACATCACCTGACAAGCTGATCTGGACCGGCGAGCCCCATAACGGGTCCCTGCGCAAGTCCTCGGACACCTTGTATTGCCCGGCAATCGAAATCAGCTCGGCACTCAACTGCTGACAGAAGATCCGTGCCTTGGTATCGCCCTTTATTCCCGCCAGTGCCCTGCCACGCATCGGGCCGTAGACATGGATGTTTCCATCAGCGAGAAGTTCCGCACCGGGACTGACCGGAGCGACTACCACCAGGTCGCCGCCCTGGGCGTATATCTGCTGACCGCCGCGTACTGGAGCGGTTATCACGCGGGTCGGCTTGATCAGGGGTTCGGGCGGTTTTTCCGGAATTTTTTTCGGTGCTTCGGCTTCAACCGGTTCGATCACGCGTTCACGTGCGCCGGACGGTGGCAGGACCGGGAGGTCGACGGCAATCGCCGCAGCAATGTCTTCGATACGGTTGGCGCGGATCGCCAGGGTTCGCAGGCCGTGCTGGCGACAGATACGCACCAGGCCCGGGAGGTCCACCGGACCCTCGTGCGGTGCGAGTTTGTCCAGAGCCAGGATCAACGGCGTATTGCTGAAGAAGTTGGGGGCTTGTGCAACCTTGGCCGCCAACTGCCTGTCGAGCGCTTCAAGGTTGGTTCGGGCCAGCTCCATCACGGTGATGGCGAGCATGCTGCCCTTGAGCTGAAATACAGGTTCCGGGTTTTGCGATTCAATCTGGCTCATGGTTGATATACACAACAGCTTGTCGCTAAAAGTGCCGAGACTTATAGCGAGAACGCCCGCGAGCCGCAAGCGGCTAGAACCGTTGTAGAATGCGCGGCCTTTGTTCTGACGGAAGCCCAAATGGATCGCCCGCGCTTTAAAGCCAGTTTCCTTCACCCCCGTTTCTGGCCGCTATGGCTGGGACTGGGGCTCTTGTGGCTGATTGTCCAATTGCCATTTCGCGTTCTGCTGGTCATCGGTCGGGCACTGGGCGCCATCATGTACCGTGTGGCCACTGATCGAAAAAAAATCGCGTCACGCAATCTGGAGCTGTGCTTCCCGCATTTGTCCGCGGCCGAGCGCAAGCGTCTGCTCAAGGAAAACTTCGCCTCCACCGGGATTGC encodes:
- a CDS encoding Ice nucleation protein, which translates into the protein MTAATPPPTPATANVTLPVAEQASHEVFDVALVSAAAPPVNTLPVTTPQNLQTATYGSTLSGDNHSRLIAGYGSNETAGNHSDLIAGYGSTGTAGSDSSLVAGYGSTQTAGGDSALTAGYGSTQTAREGSNLTAGYGSTGTAGSDSSLIAGYGSTQTSGEDSSLTAGYGSTQTAQEGSNLTAGYGSTGTAGSDSSLIAGYGSTQTSGEDSSLTAGYGSTQTAQEGSNLTAGYGSTGTAGSDSSLIAGYGSTQTSGGDSSLTAGYGSTQTAQEGSNLTSGYGSTGTAGADSSLIAGYGSTQTSGSDSALTAGYGSTQTAQEGSNLTAGYGSTGTAGSDSSLIAGYGSTQTSGSDSSLTAGYGSTQTAQEGSNLTAGYGSTSTAGVDSSLIAGYGSTQTSGSDSALTAGYGSTQTAQEGSNLTAGYGSTGTAGADSSLIAGYGSTQTSGSDSALTAGYGSTQTAQEGSNLTAGYGSTGTAGADSSLIAGYGSTQTSGSESSLTAGYGSTQTAREGSTLTAGYGSTGTAGADSSLIAGYGSTQTSGSESSLTAGYGSTQTAQQGSVLTSGYGSTQTAGAASNLTTGYGSTGTAGHESFIIAGYGSTQTAGHKSILTAGYGSTQTARDGSDLIAGYGSTGTAGSGSSLIAGYGSTQTASYRSMLTAGYGSTQTAREHSDLVTGYGSTSTAGSNSSLIAGYGSTQTAGFKSILTAGYGSTQTAQERSDLVAGYGSTSTAGYSSSLIAGYGSTSTAGYSSSLIAGYGSTQTAGYGSTLTTGYGSTQTAQENSSLTTGYGSTSTAGYSSSLIAGYGSTQTAGYESTLTAGYGSTQTAQERSDLVTGYGSTSTAGYASSLIAGYGSTQTAGYESTLTAGYGSTQTAQENSSLTTGYGSTSTAGFASSLIAGYGSTQTAGYKSTLTAGYGSTQTAEYGSSLTAGYGSTATAGQDSSLIAGYGSSLTSGIRSFLTAGYGSTLIAGLRSVLIAGYGSSLTSGIRSTLTAGYGSNQIASYGSSLIAGHESIQVAGNKSMLIAGKGSSQTAGFRSTLIAGAGSVQLAGDRSRLIAGADSNQTAGDRSKLLAGNNSYLTAGDRSKLTGGHDCTLMAGDQSRLTAGKNSILTAGARSKLIGSEGSTLSAGEDSTLIFRLWDGKRYRQLVARTGENGVEADIPYYVNEDDDIVDKPDEDDDWIEVE
- a CDS encoding M18 family aminopeptidase; this encodes MRAELNKGLIDFLKASPTPFHATATLVQHFEAAGFQRLDERDTWAVETGGRYFVTRNDSSIVAFRMGRQSPLTGGIRMVGAHTDSPCLRVKPQPELQRQGFWQLGVEVYGGALLAPWFDRDLSLAGRVTFRRDGKVESQLIDFKLPIAVIPNLAIHLNRTANEGWAINAQNELPPILAQVAGDERADFRALLTDQLAREHGLNADVVLDYELSFYDTQGAAVVGLNGDFLAGARLDNLLSCFAGMQALLNTESDETALLVCTDHEEVGSSSACGADGAMLEQIVQRLLPSSEDYVRTIQKSLLISADNAHGIHPNYADKHDANHGPKLNAGPVIKVNSNQRYATNSETAGFFRHLCMAEEVPVQSFVVRSDMGCGSTIGPITASHLGIRTVDIGLPTFAMHSIRELAGSHDLAHLVKVLSAFYASHELP
- a CDS encoding RluA family pseudouridine synthase, coding for MPLSNIRIIHQDAAVLVIDKPTLLLSVPGRADDNKDCLITRLQENGYPEARIVHRLDWETSGIILLARDADTHRELSRQFHDRETEKAYTALCWGQPSLDSGSIDLPLRYDPPTKPRHVVDHEGGKHALTFWKVVERHDAHCRVELTPITGRSHQLRVHMLSIGHPLLGDGLYAHPEALAAYPRLCLHASMLSFTHPGTGERMTFECAAPF
- the minE gene encoding cell division topological specificity factor MinE; translated protein: MNIFDFFRDRKKGSTASVAKERLQIIVAHERGQRSTPDYLPALQKELVEVIRKYVNIESDQVQVALESQGSCSILELNITLPDR
- the minD gene encoding septum site-determining protein MinD, with the translated sequence MAKILVVTSGKGGVGKTTTSAAIGTGLALRGHKTVIVDFDVGLRNLDLIMGCERRVVYDFVNVVNGEANLQQALIKDKKIEGLFVLAASQTRDKEALTKEGVEKVLMELKESFEYIVCDSPAGIETGAHLAMYFADEAIVVTNPEVSSVRDSDRMLGLLASKSRRAERGEDPIKEHLLLTRYNPERVSKGEMLGVEDVKEILAVTLLGVIPESQAVLKASNQGVPVILDDQSDAGQAYSDAVDRLLGKTLEHRFLDVHKKGFFERLFGGN
- the minC gene encoding septum site-determining protein MinC encodes the protein MSQIESQNPEPVFQLKGSMLAITVMELARTNLEALDRQLAAKVAQAPNFFSNTPLILALDKLAPHEGPVDLPGLVRICRQHGLRTLAIRANRIEDIAAAIAVDLPVLPPSGARERVIEPVEAEAPKKIPEKPPEPLIKPTRVITAPVRGGQQIYAQGGDLVVVAPVSPGAELLADGNIHVYGPMRGRALAGIKGDTKARIFCQQLSAELISIAGQYKVSEDLRRDPLWGSPVQISLSGDVLNIIRL